A single Ferroacidibacillus organovorans DNA region contains:
- a CDS encoding DDE-type integrase/transposase/recombinase: MKDGKKAEEIAVARFQLLSPLLEDGLDPAKLREMKAQLCVQTGLSERTLRRYLKEYHQDGFGGLKPKGKGRTNLCMSVSDELLDAAIGLRREVPSRSVSQIIQILEWEGKAKKGQIKRSTLQERFAQRGYSSRQMRMYTQSGVAARRFQKKHRNQLFQSDIKFGPYVFVGNSGTKVQAYLVAFIDDATRYVLHAAFYATLDKCIVIDCMRQVMQKYGVPEAVYFDNGKQFRNKWMIRTCSKLGIRLLYTAPYAAESKGKIERLNQTVDSFLAEFALEKEQTLDRLNELFQVWLSECYQNKPHSALGENTSPQMAYQCDPKPLRFVSTEVMANAFLHMETRKVDKAGCISFQGKKYEVGLSFIGRTVDVVYDPTDTMILTIEYPNHEPWTARELVIGERSGRRPSMPEHLGTIPADSSRLLAAAADKHKDRIDQITPAVRYDSVWKDGEGSV; this comes from the coding sequence GTGAAAGATGGGAAGAAGGCGGAAGAAATTGCGGTAGCGAGGTTTCAACTATTATCTCCACTGCTCGAGGATGGCTTGGATCCAGCGAAGCTGAGGGAGATGAAGGCCCAGCTCTGTGTACAAACAGGGTTATCGGAACGAACCTTGCGGCGTTATCTGAAGGAATATCACCAAGATGGGTTCGGCGGACTCAAACCTAAGGGGAAAGGTCGTACGAATCTATGTATGTCCGTTTCAGACGAACTCTTGGACGCGGCGATTGGGCTACGCAGAGAGGTGCCAAGCCGAAGCGTGTCGCAAATTATTCAGATCTTAGAATGGGAAGGCAAAGCGAAGAAAGGGCAAATCAAGCGTAGCACGTTGCAGGAGAGGTTTGCACAGCGAGGATATAGTTCCAGGCAGATGCGGATGTATACCCAGTCTGGCGTTGCGGCTCGACGATTCCAAAAGAAACATCGCAACCAATTGTTCCAAAGTGATATCAAGTTTGGGCCCTACGTTTTTGTTGGAAACAGCGGTACAAAGGTGCAGGCCTACCTGGTTGCCTTCATCGATGACGCCACGCGGTATGTTCTGCATGCAGCGTTCTATGCGACACTTGACAAGTGCATTGTCATCGACTGCATGCGGCAAGTGATGCAGAAATATGGGGTGCCAGAAGCTGTATATTTCGATAACGGCAAGCAATTTCGCAACAAGTGGATGATTAGGACTTGTTCCAAGCTTGGCATACGTCTTCTCTATACGGCACCCTATGCAGCTGAAAGTAAGGGAAAAATTGAACGGCTGAATCAAACGGTCGATTCATTTCTTGCGGAGTTTGCACTGGAGAAAGAACAAACGCTCGACCGACTCAATGAATTGTTTCAGGTTTGGCTCAGTGAATGCTACCAGAACAAACCACATTCTGCACTCGGTGAAAATACAAGTCCACAAATGGCGTATCAATGTGACCCGAAACCACTGCGGTTCGTGAGTACAGAGGTTATGGCAAACGCCTTCCTGCACATGGAGACGCGTAAGGTTGATAAGGCTGGATGCATCAGTTTTCAGGGTAAGAAGTACGAGGTAGGCTTGTCGTTCATCGGCAGGACAGTCGATGTTGTGTATGACCCGACTGACACGATGATACTCACGATTGAGTATCCAAACCATGAACCATGGACAGCAAGAGAGCTGGTCATTGGTGAACGCTCAGGCAGGCGTCCCTCTATGCCTGAACACCTTGGAACCATTCCTGCAGACTCCTCCCGGCTCCTTGCCGCAGCAGCGGACAAGCATAAAGACAGAATCGACCAAATTACCCCGGCCGTACGCTATGACAGCGTTTGGAAAGATGGTGAAGGGAGTGTTTGA